The following proteins are co-located in the Nitrospirota bacterium genome:
- a CDS encoding ubiquitin-like protein UBact, translating into MHPALERREQPINPLEKPKEEAGPKKPDTDSSRENLLKRMKKVDPKQAERYRQRTGE; encoded by the coding sequence ATGCACCCTGCATTAGAACGACGTGAACAACCTATTAATCCTCTTGAAAAACCGAAAGAGGAAGCGGGGCCTAAAAAACCGGATACCGATTCAAGCCGGGAAAACCTTTTAAAACGGATGAAGAAGGTTGATCCGAAGCAGGCGGAGAGGTATCGGCAACGGACAGGTGAGTAG
- a CDS encoding proteasome accessory factor PafA2 family protein, whose product MKLFGIETEYGITREDLEESDPVIESMELVRAYLTKPFRQEWDYSMEDPRQDARGFRADHLAQDEEEKAFEKTDRNRPFSFHEMKSDLALTNGARFYNDHTHPEYSTPECRSLKDLIIHDKAGERIVQECANRRNALLGHSSVQLYKNNTDFHGHSYGCHDNYLLPRTMPFEKIIQGLTPFLVTRQIIAGAGKIGIETPGGLQPGHFQLSQRADFIEVEMSVDTMSRRPIINTRDEPHADRSQYRRLHQILGDANLSEISTGLKVGTTWLALRLIEQNALPKEAEILEPVSAVHEVSLDTTCKKSIRGFKGKTISPIDHQRLYLYAAKKQFGHENDADTQWILKTWEEVLNDLEFNPERLISRLDWVAKKWLLQTYMDAEKVDWKDASLIAIDLEYHNVNPDRGLFLAMEMAGNMERLSTENEIKDAMTLPPRDTRAAIRGLCIERFHSQIDSVQWERIIFKKGFLKKELDLKTLFEPEDVLSLKNRLSGLSDIAHFFS is encoded by the coding sequence ATGAAACTTTTTGGAATTGAAACAGAATATGGAATTACCCGTGAAGATTTAGAAGAGAGCGATCCGGTGATCGAATCGATGGAACTGGTTCGTGCCTATTTAACGAAACCGTTTCGTCAAGAGTGGGATTATTCCATGGAAGATCCCCGGCAGGACGCCAGGGGATTCAGGGCGGATCATCTTGCGCAGGATGAAGAAGAAAAAGCATTTGAAAAAACAGACCGAAACAGGCCCTTTTCATTCCACGAAATGAAAAGCGACCTTGCCCTGACCAATGGGGCGAGATTTTATAATGATCATACCCACCCGGAGTATTCGACTCCGGAATGCCGTTCTTTAAAAGACCTCATCATTCATGACAAGGCCGGTGAACGGATTGTGCAGGAATGCGCCAACCGCAGAAACGCCCTGTTAGGTCATTCATCCGTTCAGCTTTACAAGAACAACACCGACTTCCATGGTCACAGTTACGGGTGTCATGATAATTACCTTCTCCCCAGGACAATGCCTTTTGAAAAAATTATACAGGGATTAACGCCCTTTCTGGTTACCCGCCAAATTATCGCCGGGGCAGGAAAAATCGGGATTGAGACGCCGGGCGGTCTTCAACCCGGACACTTCCAGCTCTCTCAAAGGGCCGATTTTATCGAGGTGGAGATGTCGGTTGATACGATGAGCCGGCGGCCCATCATCAATACCCGGGATGAGCCCCATGCCGACCGGTCACAATACCGCCGCCTCCATCAGATTTTAGGGGACGCCAACCTGTCAGAAATTTCAACCGGCCTTAAAGTGGGAACCACCTGGCTGGCGCTTCGTTTGATTGAACAAAATGCCCTGCCGAAAGAAGCCGAAATTCTGGAACCGGTTTCGGCGGTTCATGAGGTTTCTCTCGATACGACTTGCAAAAAATCCATCCGGGGGTTCAAAGGAAAAACTATTTCTCCGATCGACCACCAGCGCCTTTATCTCTACGCCGCGAAAAAACAGTTCGGTCATGAAAACGATGCTGACACCCAATGGATCCTAAAAACCTGGGAGGAGGTTTTAAATGACCTGGAATTCAATCCCGAACGGTTAATCAGCCGTCTGGACTGGGTCGCCAAAAAATGGCTTTTACAAACGTATATGGATGCGGAAAAAGTGGATTGGAAGGACGCCAGCTTAATTGCCATTGATCTGGAATATCATAATGTGAACCCCGACAGAGGACTCTTTCTTGCCATGGAAATGGCCGGCAATATGGAAAGACTCTCGACGGAGAATGAGATCAAAGATGCCATGACCCTTCCTCCCCGGGATACCCGCGCGGCGATCCGGGGTCTTTGCATCGAACGGTTTCACAGCCAAATTGATTCCGTTCAATGGGAAAGAATCATCTTTAAAAAAGGATTTTTAAAAAAAGAGCTTGATTTAAAAACTCTTTTTGAACCGGAAGACGTCTTATCGCTTAAAAACCGTTTGAGCGGACTGTCGGACATCGCTCATTTTTTTTCATAA